The Dromaius novaehollandiae isolate bDroNov1 chromosome 4, bDroNov1.hap1, whole genome shotgun sequence genome contains the following window.
CTAAAATATGGTGCTCCATTTTAAGCTGATGGCATCATTTCTCTTGGAGTCATCACATCTTAAAATGAGTGTCTAAATTAGATGATGTGAATTGCCCCTAAAAGTTgttatttctctccactgactttaGAGGACATGGCAGGTAACCAGCTCAGCTGTGGGCATCTAAAGACAGGGAAGGGGAATCAAGACCCAGAGCTCCACatcagaaagagacagagattaAAGGAAAATAACACAAGAGGTCAAAATGCTAGTACTCTTTCAGGTGGGAAGGGATGGAAAGATGGAAAAGTTATCCacatcctttcttcctctccccatgCACCCAGTCACAGCtaattctgctgcttttgaatAATTTAAAGCAGCTCTGATTAAGACTAACACAAGACAGGACTTGTCAGTATGAACTTGTCTGCATGGGTCAGCTATTGTAAAACAAATCAGGGTATGAACTCAAAATACAGTAGATCTCCTGCATTGCGTTTCAGTGGGATGACTGAAGGAGAAAATGCTCCTCAAAGAGCCAGTCTAATCAAATTAACCAGATACAGAGCCCATGACGATCTTTGGGAATGTTTTCATTGGCCTCTTCAGGGTTAGTTCACTCTTTTCATCTTCAGTGAAATACTTACCTTCCAcacatcttgtgacacactgGGGAAGGTTATCTATCTTTCGTACTTTACAAGTGCTCTTTGATCCTTGCAAAGAAAGCTGTATATAAATGAGAAAGGGTTACAATTCAGTATGTAACaaggttttaaaaggaaaacagtccTCCCAGCCCTCTCTCTAGTCCTCCCCAAGTTGTTTTTCTAACTCCTCAGAGAGACTGTAGAACTAATGTTACTTTGTTTGGAGCGAAGAAGAACTGGATATTGTGACAAGCTATGTAATATAAAAAGCCATGTCAAATGAGAATAATGAGAGGCATGAATATGTACGGAAAGAGAAGTGAAACAGAGGATCTACAACTGTGTGGATGCTCTTGAATCATTACAGTCCAGAAGATGAGGAGCAGACTGCAGGGCTGGAAGAAGGTGGTCCAGTTCAGCCTGTTGATCTGCAGGAGGCTCCAAgagcctctccctctccctcatGGTTGAGACTGGACCATTCTCTGCCAGAGACCCAAAGCGGAGAAACCCCcctagcagaggaggcagctgTGGCGGTAcaaaggaagagctgagagtTGGTAGGTTGCAATGCTCAAGCATTACCAAGCCAGTTTTCCTGGCTTAAGTTTCATTAGCAATATTGGACTGCCCTAGTCACTGCTCACAGCTTGGTAATGATGGCCTATACAGACATCCAGGCAAACATTTATCTTCCTGCTCCTTTCACATTTACAGACAGAAGGGCCAAAGGCAGATAAACTGAGAAAAGGGACTGAAACATATGCAGTCTTTTCCTCCCTATTGTCAGAGTTGAGATGTAGAGGTATGCTTGAAATGAATATTAAATATGAAAGTTACTATTTCTCACAAGACACAGACTGTTATTGATGGGACCAGGATTTGGAATGCATACAGGAGACTCCCTATACTAAAGAATGAATATACAAGATAAAACTTACAGGTCCAGAGGAAAGCGACCaaggatggggtgggggggagggatgtAGATGTTTCCTGGGAGATGGCTATTTTCTAAACAGGCAAAGGACCAAATCAGTAATAGTGTTTTGATTACTCAGATATTCAGCTGAGTCTGTAAAAGATCTGTGCAGCTGATAATTAATTTCATATTTCTCATTCCAAAATTAGAAAcatcaggggggaaaaaatgaacttAATATATTTTGCACCTAGCAAGTGGTAATATCTGTACAATGTCTTTTTTGTTCATCTCtgaacagctttaaaaacaaatattttcctagTACCTTCAATGGGACAGATTGCTAAGGATTATGTTTTGGTTATATCCAAAATATAAGTTCTTCAAAACTAACTATTCATCTTACACTTGCTCCGACTGCATTTCAAATTTTAGGCAAAACGATGATGACACATACCTGGCAAGTGTGGGCCATCTACATCATCTTAACGGCAAACCTCTCTGAAGAGCAAGCTTTGAAGCAAGTTTGTCCTTCATGCGATGCCACTCAGTTTTGCAACTGTTCTTCCAGGGGTTTGAACTTCATTCCCGCAGGGCTCACGGGTAAAATCACAGGGTTAAACCTGGCTCACAACAGGATAAAGCATGTCCGAGCACATGatctgcagcaggctgtgaaccTGAGAGTTCTGCTACTGCCATCCAATGAAATCAACTCAATAGAGGAGGACTCGTTTCGCTCCCTTGCAAGACTAGAGCTCTTGGACTTATCAAATAACAGCTTGGCTCGCTTGTCTCCTGCCTGGTTTGGGCACCTTTTTTCACTCCAGCACCTCAACATTCAAGGAAATTCCTACAGTGACCTGGGGGAAAGTTCCCTCTTTTCTAACCTGAGAAACTTGAGCGCTCTCTACCTGGGCAATGCACAGTTCTCCACGATAAGGCAAGGAAACTTTGAGGGCATTACACTTCTTGATGAGTTGTGGATTGATGGCAGCAATCTCAGTCAGTATGAGCCAGGAAGTTTGAAATCAGTTAAGAAGATACATCATATAATCATCAACCTAAAAAGTGTGGATGTATTCTCAGTGATTGTGGAGGATCTTCTGCACTCTGTCACATGGTTGGAAGTTAGAAAAATAGCATTCAGTATACCTGCTGAAATGCAACTATTGAGattcatgtctttttcttttgcaaagaaaatttcttttaaacaggTTTTGTTTACAGATGCTACTGTGCCTGAGATGATCAGCATTATAGAGGACATGACAGAATTAATGGAGGTGGAGATGAAAGATTGTAGACTTTTGGGAACCGGTCATTGGAGTACACAAATTCACGTAAACCAATCACGTTCTCTTCGAGTTGTAACAATAGAGAAATTATCTATTGaagaattttatttgttttcagatcTTAAGGCTGTTGTAGATCTAGTATCTCCTCTTACCAAAATCACAGTCGAAGATACCAAGGTCTTTCTGGTACCATGCAGACTTTCACAGCATCTTTTGTCATTAGAATATCTTGACCTCAGTGAGAATTTGCTTGGAGATCAGAGTTTGGAGCATTCAGCCTGTCAGGGTGGTTGGCCCTTACTGCAAATTCTAAATTTAAGTCAGAATTCACTGAGTGACTTAAAAATGACAGGTAAAAGCTTATCTCACCTGAGAAATCTAATTCTCTTAGATATTAGTCAAAATAATTTTGGTGAGATTCCAGACATGTGTCAATGGCCAGAAAACCTGAAACATTTAAATCTCTCTAGCGCTCAAATTCCTAAATTAACAACCTGCATTCCTCTGACTCTTGAAGTTTTGGATGTCAGTGCTAATAAGCTGAAGGAGTTTGGGCTGCAACTCCCTTTTCTCAAAGAGCTGTACATTGCAAAAAACCAGCTGAAGACCTTGCCTGATGCTGCGCCCATTCCTAACTTGGTGGCCATGACAATCAGAAGAAACAAACTCAACAGCTTCTCCAAGGAAGAGTTTGAGGCCTTTAAGAAAATGGAGATGCTGGATGCCAGTGACAATAACTTTATCTGCTCCTGTGAATTCCTCTCCTTCATTCATCATCAGGCTGGAATAGCCCACATCTTAGCGGGGTGGCCGGAAAGCTACATCTGCGACTCTCCCCTGGCGGTGAGAGGGGAGCAGGTTGCAGCTGTGCATCTCTCACTGATGGAGTGCCACAGATCCCTCACCATGTCATTAATCTGTGCTCTGGTGTTCCTGGTCGTCCTCGTCCTTGTGGTCGTTGGGTACAAGTATCACGCAATCTGGTATGTGAGAATGACCTGGGCATGGCTCCGAGCCAAGCGGAAGCCCAAGCAAGGCCCCCCAAAGGATATGTGCTACGATGCTTTTGTCTCCTACAGTGAGAATGACTCTGACTGGGTGGAAAACATCATggtgcaggagctggagcaggcCTGTCCGCCCTTTCGACTGTGCCTCCATAAACGGGACTTTGTGCCTGGGAAGTGGATTGTGGATAACATCATTGACTCCATAGAGAAAAGCCACAAAACGCTGTTTGTGCTGTCGGAGCACTTTGTGCAGAGTGAGTGGTGCAAATACGAGCTGGACTTCTCGCACTTCCGCCTCTTTGATGAGAACAACGATGCAGCGATTCTCATCCTCCTGGAGCCTATTCAGAGCAAAGCGATTCCCAAAAGGTTCTGCAAACTGCGGAAGATAATGAACACAAAGACCTACCTGGAGTGGCCTCtcgaggaagagcagcagcagataTTTTGGTTTAATTTGAAATTAGCTCTAAAATCCTAGGCAATGACATTGAATACTGAATATGCAGTTCAGCTGCTAATGGCTTATTTCCCTTGCCTGTacgtctcatcatctttctgcatCTCTGGAGTAGACAGCTGAACTACTGGAAATTCTATTGCTTgctgtgaaattattttatttttgtagttgTGGGCAGGAACTCTCTACACATTTTAATCAGCAATGTTAACAAAATCTGTTTCATTTAAATCTTTAAACTAAGGATGAGAAGTTGTTTAGAGATATGGTTATGTACTTTATGTGTCTTTGTCCACACAAAAGCTTTATGAGAGAGCCTGCTTAGCCAAGGGTATTTCTGCATTCTTTGTATAAACCATTTCAAATCAAATGCAATAAAAGTCAATTTATGCAGCAAGGAGTTAGTCCTAGCTCCTCTAGTTACTGGATTTAAGGACAGATTCTCAGCAGTAGTTCACAATCATTTTACGTTAAATGTCCAAATCTCCTGAAGATCACAGATGCAAAGCTTAATATAAAAATGCACTTTCATACTGCAGTACTGGCTGTTGCTGTATATCTGTTCTAGGGCAGGCAACCTTCTTGAGGAAATACAGAAACTGTCAGCAGGTGTTTAGTTTCTTTGTACCATGTATGGGAACAGATGCTTCGGAGTGGAGTCTGAACACTTTTCTTACTTGCTTAAATGTAGCTTCTGAATACTCAGCTAGGATGCGGGAGACATGAATGTATAAGCGATCTTTGAATCCATGACCATTCTCCTCTCTCTAATCAGTGGCTTTTTCACTGGCACAGAAGCAGTGCTTCCCTTCTTTTTGCTCTCTCTGTAAATGTAGGCCATGAAACCAGAGGTGCTGGAGAGTCTCCCACCTTGCAACATTGCGTTTCCTGTTGGCTGGGCCCACAGTTCCTCATGAAGAGAGCTGGGACAAGGACTCCAACTGCTGGAGTGGATTAAATGGCGACACCAGCACCAGGCTCTTCCTTCAgatgtgttttaaaaagaaacaagtaGCTTAGGAGATACGTGTCCTGTAGACATAGGAAATTTTAGATGGCCTTAATAGGTTGAATCCAGTAGGCCAGAGGGACAACAAACTACTGGATCAGTCTAGGGCTTTGGGAGAGTGTATTTGAGACTGACATATGAAGGCATGTACAGTAGCAGACTTTATAAGTTTTCATGTGGAAATGTCTTGAGCATTTTGCCGAGTCTATGATTAGATCACATCCAAGTTGGTGTTGTTAATGTTGTGTTTCAGTCTTGAGCATCTAAAGTATACAAAATCTCAGTTCATACACCTGAATATTTGTAACTGAGTTTATACATCAAAACTGCTGATCTCATAGCTTTTTGCCTTCAGTGCTATTGCTTTTAGGAGGTTGTTCTCTGCAAAGTCTTCAGCGAGATCATAATCCTCTTATCCTTTGCGAGCCATTTAGACTAGAGTGAACAAATATTCTTTCATTATACCCAGAATCATGCAACTCTGACAGTGTAACATAAAGAGAAAGATTTATTTACGTGCATTTCTGCATATATGAACCCAGGTATAAAGCATTACAGGAATCATTGTCTTTGCCAGCTCTTCTAAGTGACCTaggaaaaaagccacctttctactatgtatttaaattttgctatttcttttatttacttacattttttttattgctcCATTCCCCATTCTACAGCATGTAAACCTAACCTTCATCTGTAGATGGCTTCATGCATCCTCTGCTTTATTCCCACACATACTAAAGCGTAAGTAaagcaaatctgtatttttcacttCTATTGACAATGTAAagattcttaaaatattttatttaatttgagtTCAAAAGATACTTTTAGCTAGGCTGGGAAAAATACCTTTCAAGCCAGCTTCTCTGACTTCCAAGCAGAACTACATGCTCTTGCATAAACAAACTGTGTTTCAGTTCCTCACTTTGTGGCCAGGTTAGCACTGAGGTCAAACATTCAGTCTCTGAGCACGAAGACGCATGCATATACCTGCTCCAATTCTGAACacacatttactttttaaaaagaaaggggcAGTCAAATATTAGAAGCTAAGGTCTTCACTGTCTTCATTTACAATTAAATACACCTGCTGTAAAGTCTATTTATCACACAAAAACGTCACAACAACTCCTACTCTTCC
Protein-coding sequences here:
- the TLR2 gene encoding toll-like receptor 2, with product MMTHTWQVWAIYIILTANLSEEQALKQVCPSCDATQFCNCSSRGLNFIPAGLTGKITGLNLAHNRIKHVRAHDLQQAVNLRVLLLPSNEINSIEEDSFRSLARLELLDLSNNSLARLSPAWFGHLFSLQHLNIQGNSYSDLGESSLFSNLRNLSALYLGNAQFSTIRQGNFEGITLLDELWIDGSNLSQYEPGSLKSVKKIHHIIINLKSVDVFSVIVEDLLHSVTWLEVRKIAFSIPAEMQLLRFMSFSFAKKISFKQVLFTDATVPEMISIIEDMTELMEVEMKDCRLLGTGHWSTQIHVNQSRSLRVVTIEKLSIEEFYLFSDLKAVVDLVSPLTKITVEDTKVFLVPCRLSQHLLSLEYLDLSENLLGDQSLEHSACQGGWPLLQILNLSQNSLSDLKMTGKSLSHLRNLILLDISQNNFGEIPDMCQWPENLKHLNLSSAQIPKLTTCIPLTLEVLDVSANKLKEFGLQLPFLKELYIAKNQLKTLPDAAPIPNLVAMTIRRNKLNSFSKEEFEAFKKMEMLDASDNNFICSCEFLSFIHHQAGIAHILAGWPESYICDSPLAVRGEQVAAVHLSLMECHRSLTMSLICALVFLVVLVLVVVGYKYHAIWYVRMTWAWLRAKRKPKQGPPKDMCYDAFVSYSENDSDWVENIMVQELEQACPPFRLCLHKRDFVPGKWIVDNIIDSIEKSHKTLFVLSEHFVQSEWCKYELDFSHFRLFDENNDAAILILLEPIQSKAIPKRFCKLRKIMNTKTYLEWPLEEEQQQIFWFNLKLALKS